The sequence ACGTAGATATTTACGAAGTGTTAAAAGCTTACCACGACAACGGCTTCGCCGGATACGTAAGACCTGACCATGGAAGACACCTTTGGGGCGAGGAGAAAAACTGCAGGCCTGGATATGGACTGTACGACAGGGCAATGGGCGTTATGTACATGCTCGGAGTATGGGATAGCTTAGATAAGGCGAAGGAACAGAATAAATAAATTAATAAAAATGAAGCCTCTTTTCTGAATAATTTAGGAAAGGGGCTTTCATAGTTATATGTTGAGTTCTGATAAGGGAACGTAATGATAAAGGCGATAAGTCTCGTAGAATGTGCATGGGAGTGCTTGGCTCATAAAAAAACTTGTTGACATTTAGCTGGATATTAAGTTAGTATTTTATACAAAAGACAAGGTGCTTAGGGTCTTTATTAGCAGTTATTGAATAACTAGCTTTAAGTAGTAATATAAATGGGATGTGAATAATAATAAATGAGCAGTATAAGCGATTTGATTTATGAGGATATAGAGTCACAGATAATCAACGGGGAATTAAAGCCGGGAGACAAATTGCCTTCGGAAAATGAATTATGCGAGAAATGGAATACAAGTAGAATTTCTGTAAGGCAATCTTTGGAAAGACTTATTAGCTTAAGAGTCCTTTATAAGGCTCAAGGTAAGGGGACTTTTGTAAGCGAACCTGATCCTTCTATTTTTTTAAATCCTTTGATATCGTTTTTGATGTTTCGAGATGAGAATATTATTGATATTCTCCAGTTTAGAAGCATTATTGAAGTTGGAAATGTTAGATTGTGTGCGATAAATAGAAGTGTTGAGAATTTGAAGAATCTCAAAAAATATATTAGAATAATGGACGAAAATAATATCGATAAAGTTCCAAACAGAATATTTGCTGAAGCTGATCTAGACTTTCATATGGAAATAGCGCGTGGTAGCAATAATCCCTTGAATGTTAAAACAAATGAGATGTTCAGGCACGTAATGCGCAAACATCAAATAAATGTAAATGAAAAACTAGGGTTGTCGAGCAGCATAAAAGAACACAAGAATATATATACTGCAATTGAGGAAAAAAATCCTGAATTAGCAGCCCATTTCATGCAGAGTCATATCTCTAGAACTATCGAAGATATAAAAAAATTGAATGTTGATACATATATAGATTTGGAAAATCTAGCCAAATAAATGGCGATAATATTTTTTGCTAACGAAAGCTTGGGGTTACGACCTTGGGCTTTGTTTTTTTGAGGTGGCAGAAAGATAATGAGATTGGTGAACATAAGTGGAAACGAATACAGCGAGCAACTTGTAAAACAAGTTGCTCGCTGTATTCGTTTAGAATGAAATAGATTTACAAAACAGCATAAAGATACGTACTAAAAACCAAGGTTGATGTCAACGTTAATGGCAGATAATCGTAAAATAGGTTTAATGTGTAAAAAAAAGCAGAACAATTGCCAAATAATGCAACCATGAAAACGATTCACAAGAAAACAAAAAAACATTGACATGAAAAAATGTATAACGTATAATTGTCACAACGGCAACTTGTAATACAAGTTTGAGATATTTAGATACAACGATTTTACTTTGTAAAAGTGCTGAAAAAGAGATTTCTTTTAAAGCTAATGAGAAATCGTTTTAGAATGCAGTGTATATCAAGAATTGAAAAGTTAGATAGAGGTGACATAATGGAAATTGTAAACAAATTAATTGAAGACATCAAAATACCTAAGATGGCAAAAGTAAGACAAATATTCCCTCGCCCAATTGTTGAAGATGTAGCAGGGGCTGTAAACATAGAACTTTCAAAAGATGAAATAAAAGAAAGAATAAAACCTGGAATGAAAATTGCTATTACTGGCGGCAGTCGAGGCGTCGCAAATATTGCAATAATTTTGAAAGAAGTAGCTAGCTTTATAAAAGAACAAGGTGCTGAGCCATTTATCATACCGGCAATGGGGAGTCATGGTGGAGCTACTGCTGAAGGTCAAACAGAGGTTTTGGAAAGCTATGGCATTACTGAAGAGTTTTGTGGTTGTCAAATTAAATCTACTATGGAGACAACACACATAGGATATACTGATGAGCAACATCCGGTGTATATTGATAAATTTGCTGCTGAAGCAGACGGTATTGTAGTTGTAAATCGGATTAAGCCCCATACTTGCTTTCGAGGAACTTATGAATCTGGATTGATGAAAATGATCACAATAGGTTTAGGAAAACAAAAAGGAGCAGATGTATGTCATGCAGCTGGTTTTAAACATATGGCGAGACTAGTTCCGTTGTTTGCAAATGCAATTCTCGCTAATTCCAATATTTTATTTGGGATAGCAACTCTTGAGAATCCTTTTGATGAAACGTGCAAGGTGTTAGCTTTAACAAATGAACAAATTCCAGCAGTAGAACCCAATCTTTTAATAGAGGCAAAAGGAATGATGGCTAAAATCTTATTTGACGATATTGATGTTTTAATAGTCGATAAGATTGGGAAGAATTACTCAGGAGACGGTATGGATCCTAACATATCGGGAACGTTCTGTACTCCATACGCATCAGGAGGCGTTAAAGCACAGAGAGTAGCAGTTCTTGATCTCAGTGATGAAACCCACGGCAACGCAGTCGGAATGGGGTCTGCAGACTTAACAACTAGAAGATTGTTCGAAAAAGCAGATCTTGCAAAAACATACCCTAATGCCATAACATCAACAGTGGTAAACAATATTAAAATTCCAATGATTTTAAATAGCGACAGAGATGTTATAAAAGCAGCTATTAAAACTTGCAATGAAATAGATAGAGAAAATCCGCTAATTGTTAGGATTGGAAATACATTGCATGTAGAGTACATTTATATTTCGGAAGCGCTTTTAGATAAAGCGAAAGAAATGACAAATGTTGAAGTCATTAGCGAAGCTGAAGAAATGGAATTTGATGACAAAGGCAATTTGTGGTGAGTGTAGTAAAGGGCTTAACTATCACCCTTGACCATTGTGAAAACGTTATTATTATATAGATTGAGCATAGTATTGATTTTCATTATATAATCTTTATGATAATGACCATAATATATTCAATTAATTTTAGGAGGTGAGCAATAAGTTACTAATGTATGTGTAATATTGCAAAATGCTATTAATTAATCCGAGGGGGAAAAAGAATGAATCGTAAAAAGTTATCTTTAATCAGTATCTTACTAGTTTTATCAATGACGTTCTTAGCCTGTAACAACTCAAATGGAGGAGAGAACCAAAATCAAGATGAAAATGGAAATCAATCAACAGGAATAACCGAAAAAATAGAATTGAGTTTAGGACATGGGCAAGCATTAGAGAGTCCACCACATAAAGCCTTAGTTGCTTTTTCGGATATAGTTAAGGAAAAAAGTGATGGGATGATCGAAATACAGATATTCCCTGCTAACCAATTAGGGAATGAGAGAGATTTAGCAGAAGGTTTGGAAATGGGCACTATTGATATGGCGTATATATCGTCAGGTGTTATGGAAAACTTCCAACCTAAATTAGGCGTTTATAGCCTGCCATTTATATTTAGAGATATAGATCACGTAGAAAAAATTGTAAATGGATCTATAGGTGAAGAATTATATGCACCAATGCTAGAAGATCAGGGCATTAGAGTCATGAAAGCTTTTGTTCAAGGGTTTAGATATTTGTATTCGAATACACCAATGCCTAAGTTGGAAGACTTTGCAGGTGTAAAAATCCGTGTTCCAGAATCTCCAGCATTTGTAGGCACATGGAATAGCCTAGGAGCTAATCCAACTCCTATGCCATGGGGAGAGCTATACACTTCAATGCAAACTGGAGTGGTAGATGCGTTTGAAGTTCATACATATTCAGTAGTTGTAGAGCACCTTTATGAAGTAATTAAGCACATGACAACAACAGGCCATATTCTTTCTACATCATTGGTCATGGTAAGTGAAGACGTATTCTCAACTCTTCCTCAAGAAGCACAAGACATAATTAATGAAGCTATAGAGGAAGCTTGGGCTGTTAACTATGACTTGATTGTCAATGGCAACGAAAAAAATATTGAGACTTTAAGAAACGAAAAGGGAGTAGAAGTACACGAAGTATCACAGGAAGAAAGAGCTGAAATGAGACAAGCAGCACAATCTTTATATGATGAATATGCTCAAAATCTAGATGCGGGCGATTTGATCAATACTATCGAAAACACGAACTAAGCTGTTAAATGAGCTGATCTAGCATGCTAGATCAGCTCTAATAAATTATTGCAGTATTAACTGGTAAGGAGATGATTTGATTTGGGTAGATTATTCAAAATATTTGACACTTTGGTGAAAGTTGCTACTGGAGGTCTTTTTGTAAGTTTTATAGGCATAATATGGATGCAAGTGTTTTCAAGGTATGTATTAAACAACTCAATAACTTGGGCTGAAGAATTTGCACGATACAGTTTTGTATGGATGATATTTTTAGCAGGAGGAATTGCGCTGGATAAGAGGGCATACATGGGATTGGATATAATTTTCAACTTTTTTTCTGATAAAAAGAAAAAGATCATAGTGTTGTTTACAGATGTATGCGTAATTTCATTTTTAGTTTTTTTAGGTTCGGCAGGTTATGAAATTGTTGGAAGGACGATGAGACAAACATCACCAGCTTTGAGAATACCACTTGGTTATGCATACTCCGCTATTCCTGTAGGCTGTCTGATAATGCTAATATACGCCGTCAGGAGAATGTACGTAGACATAAGAAATGGGAAACAAGAAACAATGGCGTCAAAAGCTACAAAACAGATATAAAGGGGTGATTTCGAGTGTTGTGGGTACTAATAATTGGTTTTTTTGTATTAATGGGCATAGGAGTACCAATTGCTTTTTCCATGGGATTATCAGGAATAGTAGCAATATTTATAGATGGCAATATTCCTAGAGTGATAGTGCCACAAAGAATTTTTGTTGCAATGGACTCATTTACTTTAATGGCGATACCATTTTTTATTTTAGCTGGCGAACTAATGAACACAGGTGGGATTACGAAGAGAATAGTTAAGTTTTCAAGTTCATTAATTGGTCATATACGCGGTGGATTAGCCCATGTCAATATACTGGCAAGCATGTTCTTTGCAGGCATTTCAGGCTCGGCAGTAGCAGATGCTTCATCAATAGGAGCTATGTTGATACCTG is a genomic window of Alkalibacter saccharofermentans DSM 14828 containing:
- a CDS encoding lactate racemase domain-containing protein, translating into MEIVNKLIEDIKIPKMAKVRQIFPRPIVEDVAGAVNIELSKDEIKERIKPGMKIAITGGSRGVANIAIILKEVASFIKEQGAEPFIIPAMGSHGGATAEGQTEVLESYGITEEFCGCQIKSTMETTHIGYTDEQHPVYIDKFAAEADGIVVVNRIKPHTCFRGTYESGLMKMITIGLGKQKGADVCHAAGFKHMARLVPLFANAILANSNILFGIATLENPFDETCKVLALTNEQIPAVEPNLLIEAKGMMAKILFDDIDVLIVDKIGKNYSGDGMDPNISGTFCTPYASGGVKAQRVAVLDLSDETHGNAVGMGSADLTTRRLFEKADLAKTYPNAITSTVVNNIKIPMILNSDRDVIKAAIKTCNEIDRENPLIVRIGNTLHVEYIYISEALLDKAKEMTNVEVISEAEEMEFDDKGNLW
- a CDS encoding FadR/GntR family transcriptional regulator, translated to MSSISDLIYEDIESQIINGELKPGDKLPSENELCEKWNTSRISVRQSLERLISLRVLYKAQGKGTFVSEPDPSIFLNPLISFLMFRDENIIDILQFRSIIEVGNVRLCAINRSVENLKNLKKYIRIMDENNIDKVPNRIFAEADLDFHMEIARGSNNPLNVKTNEMFRHVMRKHQINVNEKLGLSSSIKEHKNIYTAIEEKNPELAAHFMQSHISRTIEDIKKLNVDTYIDLENLAK
- a CDS encoding TRAP transporter small permease — encoded protein: MGRLFKIFDTLVKVATGGLFVSFIGIIWMQVFSRYVLNNSITWAEEFARYSFVWMIFLAGGIALDKRAYMGLDIIFNFFSDKKKKIIVLFTDVCVISFLVFLGSAGYEIVGRTMRQTSPALRIPLGYAYSAIPVGCLIMLIYAVRRMYVDIRNGKQETMASKATKQI
- a CDS encoding TRAP transporter substrate-binding protein, coding for MNRKKLSLISILLVLSMTFLACNNSNGGENQNQDENGNQSTGITEKIELSLGHGQALESPPHKALVAFSDIVKEKSDGMIEIQIFPANQLGNERDLAEGLEMGTIDMAYISSGVMENFQPKLGVYSLPFIFRDIDHVEKIVNGSIGEELYAPMLEDQGIRVMKAFVQGFRYLYSNTPMPKLEDFAGVKIRVPESPAFVGTWNSLGANPTPMPWGELYTSMQTGVVDAFEVHTYSVVVEHLYEVIKHMTTTGHILSTSLVMVSEDVFSTLPQEAQDIINEAIEEAWAVNYDLIVNGNEKNIETLRNEKGVEVHEVSQEERAEMRQAAQSLYDEYAQNLDAGDLINTIENTN